CTCTGCCTCTGGGTACAGCTGCATTTGGAAACAAAGTCATTGGATGAACTTCATAACTCCCAGAATATTGCTGttaattcagtatttatttgtaCTTGTACAGTAAAGTGAGGACCACCTACCATCACAAGTCATCCAGGCTGCTGAACCTGGTTGAGCTGCCTCTGTGATTTTGGGGTGGGAAGCCAGTCACAGCCTTGTGCTCATCAGCCGtctaaaacaacaaagaatatATGTGAGGTACTTTTTCATAGTTTATACCAAATCAAGGGAACAATATCCAACCTGCTTTAAGTGCTGCAGGACAGACTTTCATACCTTTAGCCTCCATGCTGGCTTTGTGGAGTCCTGGTTCTGGCTGAAATAGAGCAGTGTGTGGGTGCCATCATCTAGGATCTGGTCCTCCGGCTGACCCAGTGTCTGCACCATAGTCTTCATCTGGAGAAAGAATATAGAAAATGACATCAGCCAACAAGATACACCATATTTCTGTTAGTGTTTGGACATGGAGCTGCACAAATAAATCCAGGTGTATTAGATTACACACCAGGTAATACTGGCACCGCTGAGGGAACGGCACACTGCCAAGGTACAGGGTTGCCAGAACACCACCCAGAGACCACatatctgcagcctctgagatGGGAAGACCCAGAATCACTTCAGGAGAcctgagggaggaagaagagaagcaCATTTTAGAACATGTTACAAACAATTCCTGCACAGTTTGACAAGTCAGCAGTAATCATGTTTGTGATGGTACAACTTAATGAGAAGATACTAAAATAATGCAAATTATATAAAGTAACATGAGTGTGATTGTTCAGTCACATTAAATATATCAATTACAGTCATGAAAGAATGATGTAAACCATCAGAAAGACAAATCTGTATCTCACCTGTATGCGACAGGCTGCATGATGAGGCCTCGCTTGACTTCAGCAGCTTTGATGGCTGAACTAAAGTCAATGAGTTTGACTCTGAAGGGAGTTTCTTTTTGGTTAACCAGCATGATGTTTTGTGGTGTGATATTTGTATGAATCACACCAACAGTCTTCAGAGCTCCGAGTGCAGAGACCAGCTGAagggacagaagaagaaataaagacGCCACAGTTGAAAATCTGCAAGGTTCTGAAAGTTGTTGTTCAAAAGCTGGTGCGCTGCTTCCATTGATGCACATATATCACTGCTTTTTGATAGAAGGATCAGAGCCACACACCTGTTCTGTGATAGATCTGATTTGCTGAAGAGAGAGCGGGTTGCCGCGTCTCTCCTTCAGCAGCTCGTGGAGATTCTTGTCCAGCATTTCAAATGCAAGACACATCTTCCCCATGTGTTCGAAACTCTCACAGAATCGAACGACGTTGAGCGGATCAAGACCACGGATCATTTTCAGCATGGCCAGCTGGAGAGAAACAAGGAGAAATTAGACAGTTGATACAGCGAACAGTTAATGTTAGATatgtaatgaaatgtgctgCTCAAAGACTCAGAAAGACTCAGATGATCCACCTCTCTGTTGGGCTCCTGGGAGTCATTGCTCCTCTTCTTGAAGATCTTGAGGGCCACAGTGTCTTTGGTGTTTTTGTCTTGACAGCGAGCGACTCTGCTGAAGAACCCATCAAACATGAAGTGCTGAAGCAGGTATTCACTCCAACTGCTTCTCAGCACGTCATTGGGTTGTAGCTCTGAGTTAACAGGTGCTTCAAAACatggagagaaaatgtaaatcaCTACGTTCAGTCAACACATCACGTACGAACACACAACTATACTATCTGGAGAGGACGAGTTCCAGACCATTTAAATGAGGAGCCTCCTCAAAGAATAACAGATTAGTCAAGAGCATTAAACTGAGTACAAAACCAACTCTGTAATCACAGCACATCATCAATGTGTCAatattgtgttataaatgaTCACAAGTCCTTTCTGCAGTTTTCACTgaattgtacatttttgtaaaagtaaaatttcTCTTTTGACATCAAGCTCAAAAGCAGATTTCTTTCTTATACAACTGTATTTGGTCTAATTTAGATGAATACAGAGCATGTGGTCTGCTCCTTTAAATTTACACTTAACTGTGAGATTTTTACCAactaatataatttaatatgaaCCTCATCACAAATAATACCTGAAAAACAGATGTGACACCATATGTCAACATATTCAGTAGTATCATGACTTTTTCCAGTGTTTAATATGTGAGAACATGTTGGTGTGTTTAGTCTCtcacctcttttcttttcctcttttcttgaGGTCGCTGATGACCGTTTTCTATTTCTATGCTTTCGCATGTTTCTTTGTCAAGTTTTGCTAATTCAAAGGAAGCGTGGCGCAGATTGACTTTGTGTTTCTCGTGTCTCCTGTCTGAACAGATGATACTGAAATGATTTCTGGCTGAAGTTCTCACTCATAAACCTGTTCTGATAGAATGCAGCTCTATGATGTCATACTGTAGAAGAACTCTGTCATTTTCTGGAATGTCAGAATGTTctgtgataaaaaaacaacaagtttatctgaaaacaagagcaaagacaaacacatacagactgaAGCGTACAGAGTTTGGTTGAAGCTCTGTGCTGCTTCCTCTTCAGGAAGAAAATCAATGTGATTTTGACTAAAGTAAAGtcactcccctctcctccttaTCCTGCTATAcatgtcaataaataaataaaacatttagcCCTTCAGCTCAGGTATTGATTATTGCCATCATGAATTAagttttcaggatttttttccaGTAACTAATAATAAGTAATTTATTCTTTAGTCTTTACACTTTCAGAAAATagtagaaaaaaatgcacatcacaatttcccagaagACTTCTTTTTCACAAATTGTCTTTTGTGTCAaaccaactgtccaaaacttCAAAACAACCAGCATAACATATGAacatatgaaacagagaaaataaatcttcacattcaagaagctgtAACCAGTGAATATTTTGCACTATTTATTGGCAGTGaaacttaaacaattaatcaactatcagaattgttgccaattaattttctgtctgagACTAATCAGTAAATGGATTGTTTCAGGActcttttacttgtattttgcTGCATACGGGTGTTTACTGTGGTGTTATTTGGCATTCAGTgctttcttcttgttttgtATATCAACTTAAactatatgtttttaatataatcacagtaaaatgtttacatttcaaCACTCCTTCAGAAAACGAGTGTGAGACATTTTCTAGTGTTTTCAAAGGGAGCTCTTGGAGGCATTGATCAGAGCAGTGTGGTAACATAAAGACTTTTGATACATATGTACCTTGATGATAGAATCCTATTGGAACTAGAGGCCCagaatttaaaaatgcataGGCACTACAAGGGCTGTGTGGAGACTGTGTTTGGTCTTCTTTATCAGCTTTACTCTTTTCCTTACATGTTTCCAGTGGCGGTGTTTGTTTCTAACAAAGACAGTAATAACTTCACCAACAGAACTCAAGTGTCTTTTCCCGGGGTCGTCATAGAAAAGCAGTCCTCACCTTCCCTGTAGTCTTATACAAATTTGCATTCTGTAATATATTGTAGCGGAGCAATTCCCAGCGCACACCTTCTCCTCGCCGTGATTGTCATTTTCTGTGACAAAGTGAGTACGAGCATGTAAAACTTCAGATATATAATGAATGCACAACACTGCCTGATAACGCACAACACATCCATCAAGTGTTGTGGCGGCGCTACAACAGCCAGCAGGTTGAATATCTGTCAGCCTGCAGTGAAATGAATAGCCTGAATGGATATTGTGGGACTGTTCGAAACAAATAGGACctttactgtaaactgtaaactgaattGATTTTTGCTTCTATAAATACAGGTAACGCTGAAACTTGTTATAACATCTACAATAAAAGGCAGCGCAGCTTTTTTGTGCCACAGCGCTAGATTCGGTGGTACATGTGATGGATTGCAAAGAAGTACTCATCCGTCATAAACTGAACTAAAGCTTTCAGAGTCTGTGCCAGTGGCAGATAGTGAAACGACTGAAATGCTGATGGAAAAACTGCTTCCAATGTATTTATCCTCTTCAGcacaaataaaaaggaaaaggagatgATGGATATAATAGAAGCTACATAGCTTCTCCACAGGCTCCTTTGTTTGTAATAATCAAACCAAGCTATCATAATTATTTTGACAACGCTGTACTGATCGGAGTTTCGGTTGTCATATCCTTGATACTAATGAAGAGATCTTTCTTTGAGATATTGCACTGACGCTACTACTCTGCCGTTGGCTTAAGAAACACAATTTTATGATGAAATATGTGACTAAATCTTTTGCTTTCACTCAGAGCATATGTCATATTTGAAGCGAAAATACCTAAAAACacatgtttcctttttaaatctCGTCCACCCACATGTGTTCTGACCCAGAGAAACAAATCCGTCATCACTTCCATGTTGGCTGTGTCACCATCCACTGTCGCCATCTAGACAGCAATCTAAGTGAAATTTGGCAGCCGCTGGGCTGCGCTCGCCGCACCTCGCTGAATCATGATGTATGATGTTTACATAGCCATAAAATCCCCTCCAGAACTGCAATGCTCACTGCTTCCCCTAATTAAGAGCAAGTAGATATAAACACGGACGCAACCTCACACAGTGCAGGCAAACACGTGCGCACACTGACAAGCGAGCAGATACACAATTATAAGTGCATGACTTAACATTCGTATAGACAAACAGGAGGTTAAGCACACTCATAGACATCTGGATCTCTAAGCAGCACATGATGCACTTAGAgaaaatacatacagacatacactcACATAATATATTATGTTACTCATATTGCTGTAGGCAATGGAAAAGGTAGATATCAGACTCAGCAAGTGTCAGGTTTCCAGTCTATAAATGGGAATGTATTCAGATGAGACAGATGTCTCCCCTGGTACTCTTTATGCTCCAACACATAATATGAAGTTATTGATCAATATAAATCCTCTAATATTCCCTCTCAAATAATACTACCTGCTGTCTCTTCAGTTCATTATACAGGAATGCAGGCGTCTGGGGACAGTAAAAGCAGGGTCAGTGTAGTATTTATatgtagggggggggggggggcgggaaGATGTTAAGAGAGCTATGATTTTAATGTCAAAGCTTGCAGTGCAATGTGTGTGCTGCACAAACACCTGGTGCAGACGTgtcttctcacacacacacacatacacacacacacacacacactcaaaggaATAAGTCCAGTTGAAGAGCAGCCCTCTCTAGATTAACTTGTCACTGAAGTTGAGGGCCACAGTCCTCAGGGGTTGTCTTATCCCTGGACAGATTGGCCTGCTAGCTGCTCCTTGTTATTTAGTGGGCTCTTATCTGCCACTCTGGACCCAGGCACTATCTCCAACacgctgcaaaaaaaaatgtacttgaagCAGCATTCAATCTCAAAGCCTTAATTGGAAAGGAGTGATGTCTTTTTCAGTAGGGCACAAAAAAG
This genomic stretch from Thunnus albacares chromosome 14, fThuAlb1.1, whole genome shotgun sequence harbors:
- the LOC122996548 gene encoding homeodomain-interacting protein kinase 2-like, with product MRKHRNRKRSSATSRKEEKKRAPVNSELQPNDVLRSSWSEYLLQHFMFDGFFSRVARCQDKNTKDTVALKIFKKRSNDSQEPNRELAMLKMIRGLDPLNVVRFCESFEHMGKMCLAFEMLDKNLHELLKERRGNPLSLQQIRSITEQLVSALGALKTVGVIHTNITPQNIMLVNQKETPFRVKLIDFSSAIKAAEVKRGLIMQPVAYRSPEVILGLPISEAADMWSLGGVLATLYLGSVPFPQRCQYYLMKTMVQTLGQPEDQILDDGTHTLLYFSQNQDSTKPAWRLKTADEHKAVTGFPPQNHRGSSTRFSSLDDL